In Rhodoferax koreense, a genomic segment contains:
- a CDS encoding rhodanese-like domain-containing protein, which translates to MIAQVPPAELSSWLEGAVAQGQPVVLDVREPWELQTASVTPEGFTLVAIPMNEIPARLAELDPQQPLACLCHHGARSQRVAAFLVQHGFDNVVNLAGGIDAWSLQRDAAVPRY; encoded by the coding sequence ATGATCGCCCAAGTCCCTCCTGCAGAACTTTCATCCTGGTTGGAGGGCGCCGTGGCACAAGGCCAGCCGGTGGTACTCGACGTGCGCGAACCTTGGGAGCTTCAGACAGCCAGCGTCACGCCCGAGGGTTTCACCCTGGTCGCGATACCGATGAACGAAATTCCCGCGCGCCTGGCCGAGCTCGATCCGCAGCAACCGCTCGCCTGCCTGTGCCACCACGGCGCACGCAGCCAGCGTGTGGCAGCCTTCCTGGTGCAGCACGGCTTCGACAACGTCGTCAACCTGGCCGGCGGCATCGACGCCTGGTCCCTGCAACGCGACG